The following are from one region of the Mycolicibacterium diernhoferi genome:
- a CDS encoding lipase family protein, translated as MRRNLLWAAVIAAVVLLTAGFVLVVSPPARQFVGIDAVADDPQPIETADLSGSGPGTLVSAVTMPEFDRRLTGSAVRAARVVYRSTEGDTGAPTVVSGSVFMPSDPPPPGGWPVIAYGHGTLGIDEPCGPSLSPTLLGNVTWVTNLVGAGYAVAMADYQGLGIEGVHPYLDARTAGLNLIDSVRALTRTFDGVSSRWAALGGSQGGGAAWAAGEQAATYSPEMLPVGVVALAPAADVAGLVDLAQRHELTREQMPTLVIIVESLARLHPEINRDDYRRGLAAEKWDVLTACSGNLVHEREAVIEQLQPADVAPQTPEAADRLRAYLTAWALPQQRPAAPMSVVYGGEDEYIAPSWTEGAIRRACDLGGVVTADFQPDKGHGDLEFGTRVEWLAERFAGAPAQNGCLATP; from the coding sequence ATGCGCCGGAATCTGTTGTGGGCGGCGGTCATTGCCGCGGTCGTGCTGCTGACCGCGGGGTTCGTGCTGGTGGTGTCCCCGCCGGCGCGGCAGTTCGTCGGGATCGACGCCGTCGCCGATGACCCGCAGCCGATCGAGACCGCCGACCTCAGCGGCTCGGGCCCCGGCACCTTGGTCAGCGCCGTCACCATGCCCGAATTCGACCGCCGCCTCACCGGGTCGGCGGTGCGCGCGGCCCGGGTGGTCTATCGCTCCACCGAGGGCGACACCGGGGCACCGACCGTGGTGTCCGGATCGGTCTTCATGCCCAGCGATCCACCGCCGCCCGGCGGCTGGCCGGTGATCGCCTACGGCCACGGCACATTGGGCATCGACGAGCCGTGCGGACCCTCGCTGTCACCGACCCTGTTGGGCAACGTGACCTGGGTGACCAATCTGGTGGGCGCCGGCTACGCGGTGGCCATGGCCGACTACCAGGGCCTGGGCATCGAGGGGGTGCATCCCTATCTCGACGCCCGGACGGCCGGCCTGAACCTCATCGACTCGGTGCGTGCGCTGACGCGCACCTTCGACGGCGTCTCGTCGCGCTGGGCCGCGCTCGGCGGCTCACAGGGCGGCGGGGCGGCATGGGCCGCGGGGGAGCAGGCCGCGACCTACTCCCCGGAGATGCTGCCCGTCGGGGTGGTGGCGCTGGCGCCGGCCGCGGATGTCGCCGGCCTGGTCGACCTGGCGCAGCGGCACGAACTCACCCGCGAGCAGATGCCCACGCTGGTCATCATCGTGGAATCACTGGCGCGGTTGCACCCGGAGATCAACCGGGACGACTACCGGCGTGGACTCGCCGCCGAGAAGTGGGACGTGCTCACCGCCTGCAGCGGGAACCTGGTCCACGAGCGGGAAGCGGTGATCGAGCAGCTGCAGCCCGCCGACGTCGCGCCGCAGACCCCGGAGGCCGCCGACCGGCTCCGCGCATACCTGACGGCGTGGGCGCTGCCGCAGCAACGGCCGGCGGCGCCGATGTCGGTGGTCTACGGGGGAGAGGACGAATACATCGCCCCGAGTTGGACCGAAGGGGCGATCCGGCGGGCGTGCGACCTCGGCGGTGTGGTGACCGCGGATTTCCAGCCGGACAAGGGTCACGGCGACCTCGAATTCGGTACCCGGGTGGAATGGCTGGCCGAGCGTTTCGCCGGCGCGCCGGCGCAGAACGGTTGCCTCGCCACCCCGTGA
- a CDS encoding sugar transferase translates to MVAVADRSQGLDWQRRYVFGLLISDVVVVSAAMACAQMVRLGRPVTQFDPLTKYFGLLSVIFGLMWLGMLAAYGTRSPRIVGAGTEEYRRVLSATMSTIGVVAVTVMIFRPEYARGYLAVAFPLGLVLLLISRSSARRVLGWYRKDGRCMNSVLAVGSPTAVNSLVQSLSRARDYGYSVVGVCLTGQSAGGTMEVPGVGTLPVLGDEHGVEAALAATGADTVALTTTDHLGPAGLRELSWDLDRLGVDLVVSPGMADVAGPRLTMRPVAGLPLIHMEKPQYSGTKKLQKRVFDVVLSLSVLISAAPLMILAAIAIKLSSRGPVFYCAERIGIDGKPFKMIKFRTMVVDADKQVDRLTAQNDFDGGVLFKMRDDPRVTPVGRILRRYSIDELPQFFNVLKKEMSVVGPRPPLRCETDAYTDQIRRRLLVLPGITGLWQVSGRADLSWDDAVRLDLSYVENWSISGDVLIAFKTIRTVLGAVGAY, encoded by the coding sequence TTGGTCGCGGTTGCTGACCGCTCCCAAGGACTGGATTGGCAACGCCGATACGTCTTCGGGCTTCTCATCTCCGATGTCGTCGTCGTGAGCGCGGCCATGGCCTGCGCCCAGATGGTCCGGCTGGGACGCCCCGTCACCCAGTTCGACCCGCTGACGAAATACTTCGGTCTGCTGTCGGTCATCTTCGGCCTGATGTGGCTGGGCATGCTGGCGGCGTACGGGACCCGCTCGCCGCGGATCGTCGGCGCGGGCACCGAGGAGTACCGGCGCGTGCTGTCGGCAACCATGTCCACCATCGGCGTCGTCGCCGTCACGGTGATGATCTTCCGGCCGGAGTACGCCCGCGGGTATCTCGCGGTGGCCTTCCCGCTCGGTCTCGTCCTGCTGCTGATCAGCCGCAGTTCGGCGCGCCGGGTGCTGGGCTGGTACCGCAAGGACGGCCGGTGCATGAACTCGGTGCTCGCGGTCGGCAGCCCGACCGCGGTCAACAGCCTGGTGCAATCCCTTTCCCGCGCGCGGGATTACGGCTATTCGGTGGTCGGGGTGTGCCTGACCGGTCAGTCGGCCGGCGGCACCATGGAGGTCCCGGGCGTCGGCACCCTTCCCGTCCTGGGCGATGAACACGGCGTCGAGGCCGCCCTGGCGGCCACCGGCGCGGACACCGTCGCGCTGACCACCACCGATCATCTGGGCCCGGCGGGTCTGCGGGAACTGTCCTGGGACCTGGATCGACTCGGGGTCGACCTGGTCGTGTCTCCGGGCATGGCCGATGTCGCCGGGCCGCGGTTGACCATGCGGCCGGTCGCCGGTCTGCCGTTGATCCACATGGAGAAGCCGCAGTACAGCGGGACCAAGAAACTGCAGAAGCGCGTCTTCGACGTGGTGCTGTCGCTGTCGGTGCTGATCTCGGCCGCACCGCTGATGATCCTGGCCGCGATCGCCATCAAGCTCAGCAGCCGGGGCCCGGTCTTCTACTGCGCGGAACGCATCGGCATCGACGGTAAGCCGTTCAAGATGATCAAGTTCCGCACCATGGTGGTCGACGCGGACAAGCAGGTCGATCGCCTCACCGCGCAGAACGACTTCGACGGCGGCGTGCTCTTCAAGATGCGCGACGATCCCCGCGTCACGCCGGTGGGCCGGATCTTGCGGCGCTACAGCATCGACGAGCTGCCGCAGTTCTTCAACGTGCTCAAGAAAGAGATGAGCGTCGTCGGTCCGCGGCCGCCGCTGCGCTGTGAGACCGACGCCTACACCGACCAGATCCGCCGTCGTCTGCTCGTGCTGCCCGGCATCACCGGACTGTGGCAGGTCAGCGGCCGCGCGGATCTGTCCTGGGACGACGCGGTGCGACTGGACCTGTCCTATGTCGAGAACTGGTCGATCAGCGGCGATGTGCTGATCGCGTTCAAGACGATCCGCACGGTGCTCGGGGCGGTCGGCGCGTACTGA
- a CDS encoding lipase family protein, translated as MRRSSVTSPAGWASKIFAAVAAVALVFTGFKLLPLAIPAATWLLSATYNSFSALQGPPVPVQTADLSGSGPGSLISTTTMPAVTQTWEGRNVRAARVVYRSTSGDTGAPTVVSGSVFTPLGEPPARGWPVVAIGHGTVGIDGPCGPSLSPWLQGALSFVAPLVDRGYAVTVADFEGLGVKGVHPYLDARTAGLNMIDSVRALRHTFPGQVSSTWAAFGHSQGGAAAWAANEQAADYAAEMRFIGAVAAAPAADVAGLVDLAEAGALNNEQRLSMAMIVESAARRHPEIDRDDFRRGAAAEHWAVLTACQGDELLQRSAAAGKLTGDDFVPRTPQAAEALRKLLQQWALPQRALSGPLSVWYGGADGYLDEEWTRAAIAEACAMGGTVTVQLEPDKGHSDVDLGSQLTWLLDRFAGQPVRNDC; from the coding sequence ATGCGGCGCTCGTCGGTGACCAGTCCGGCGGGATGGGCCTCCAAGATTTTCGCGGCCGTCGCCGCGGTGGCGTTGGTGTTCACCGGATTCAAACTCCTGCCGCTGGCGATCCCCGCCGCCACATGGCTTCTCAGCGCGACGTACAACTCGTTCTCGGCGCTGCAGGGCCCGCCGGTACCCGTACAGACCGCAGACCTGTCCGGCAGCGGCCCCGGCTCGCTGATCTCCACCACCACCATGCCCGCGGTGACGCAGACCTGGGAGGGGCGCAACGTGCGCGCGGCCCGCGTCGTCTACCGCTCGACCTCCGGGGACACGGGCGCCCCGACGGTGGTCTCCGGATCGGTCTTCACCCCGTTGGGCGAGCCGCCCGCCCGAGGTTGGCCGGTGGTGGCGATCGGTCACGGCACGGTCGGTATCGACGGGCCGTGCGGGCCGTCGCTGTCCCCGTGGCTGCAGGGGGCGCTCAGCTTCGTGGCGCCGCTGGTCGACCGGGGATATGCCGTCACGGTGGCGGACTTCGAAGGGCTGGGTGTCAAGGGCGTGCACCCGTATCTGGACGCCCGCACCGCGGGATTGAACATGATCGACTCGGTGCGCGCGCTGCGGCACACCTTCCCGGGACAGGTGTCGAGCACCTGGGCCGCGTTCGGCCATTCACAGGGCGGCGCGGCGGCCTGGGCGGCCAACGAACAGGCCGCCGACTACGCCGCCGAGATGCGGTTCATCGGCGCCGTCGCCGCAGCACCGGCCGCCGACGTCGCCGGGCTGGTCGACCTGGCCGAGGCGGGCGCCCTGAACAACGAGCAGCGGTTGAGCATGGCGATGATCGTCGAGTCGGCGGCGCGCCGGCACCCCGAAATCGATCGCGACGACTTCCGCCGCGGCGCGGCCGCCGAGCACTGGGCGGTGCTGACCGCCTGCCAGGGTGACGAGCTGCTGCAGCGCTCGGCCGCCGCGGGCAAACTCACCGGGGACGACTTCGTGCCGCGTACCCCGCAAGCCGCCGAAGCGCTACGGAAGCTGTTGCAGCAGTGGGCACTTCCGCAGCGTGCGCTGTCGGGTCCGCTGTCGGTGTGGTACGGCGGGGCGGACGGCTACCTGGACGAGGAGTGGACGCGCGCCGCGATCGCCGAGGCCTGCGCCATGGGCGGTACGGTGACGGTTCAGCTCGAACCGGACAAGGGGCACAGCGACGTGGATCTGGGGTCGCAGTTGACATGGCTGCTCGACCGTTTTGCCGGGCAGCCGGTGCGCAATGACTGCTGA
- a CDS encoding biotin--[acetyl-CoA-carboxylase] ligase, translated as MTAEASRAPLDAASLRARIAGTSWRRLDVVEETGSTNADLVARAAGGEDIGGAVLVAEHQASGRGRGGRVWSGVPMASITMSVGVSAAGVDEQNWALLPLLTGVAVVQALADAGVAASLKWPNDVLVDGAKIAGILAEVASPQPVVVVGIGLNVTVGADEIDQPGATSVLAAGGDTDREALVLAMLGHLGARIADWRAGRDLLTDYRRHSATIGARVRALLPGDREFVGTATGVDDRGQLTIESAGTAMTVAAGDIVHLRPAPEQSGQ; from the coding sequence ATGACTGCTGAGGCGAGTCGGGCGCCGCTCGACGCGGCGAGCCTGCGTGCGCGGATCGCCGGCACGTCATGGCGGCGCCTCGACGTCGTGGAGGAGACCGGGTCCACCAACGCCGACCTCGTCGCGCGCGCGGCCGGCGGCGAGGACATCGGTGGCGCGGTGCTGGTGGCCGAGCATCAGGCTTCGGGGCGGGGCCGCGGCGGCCGGGTGTGGTCGGGAGTCCCGATGGCCTCGATCACGATGTCGGTCGGGGTCTCGGCGGCCGGGGTGGACGAGCAGAACTGGGCCCTGTTGCCGTTGCTGACCGGGGTCGCCGTGGTGCAGGCCCTCGCCGACGCCGGCGTGGCCGCCTCGCTGAAGTGGCCCAACGACGTGCTCGTCGACGGGGCGAAGATCGCCGGGATCCTGGCCGAGGTGGCCTCCCCGCAGCCGGTGGTGGTGGTCGGGATCGGCCTCAATGTGACCGTCGGCGCGGACGAGATCGATCAGCCGGGGGCCACCTCGGTGCTCGCCGCCGGCGGCGACACCGACCGTGAGGCCCTGGTGCTGGCCATGCTCGGACACCTCGGCGCCCGTATCGCGGACTGGCGTGCCGGACGCGATCTGCTCACCGACTATCGGCGGCACAGCGCCACCATCGGCGCGCGGGTCCGGGCGCTGCTGCCGGGGGACCGGGAGTTCGTCGGCACCGCCACCGGGGTTGACGATCGCGGTCAGTTGACCATCGAGTCGGCGGGCACGGCGATGACGGTGGCGGCCGGCGACATTGTGCATTTGCGGCCCGCGCCGGAGCAGTCCGGGCAGTAA
- a CDS encoding PH domain-containing protein, with protein sequence MGYPDNVLANDEQVVLHRHPHWKRLIVPVLVLLVASALAAFGAAVVAETDWDPTAKQVVQLVIAAGWLILVGWLTVWPFLTWWTTHFVITDRRVMFRHGLLTRSGIDIPLARVNSVEFRHGLADRILRTGTLIIESASQDPLEFYDIPRVEQVHSLLYHEVFDTLGTEESPS encoded by the coding sequence GTGGGTTATCCGGACAATGTGCTGGCCAACGACGAGCAGGTGGTGCTGCACCGGCACCCGCACTGGAAACGGCTGATCGTCCCGGTCCTGGTGTTGCTGGTCGCCTCGGCGCTGGCCGCCTTCGGCGCGGCGGTGGTCGCCGAGACCGACTGGGACCCCACGGCCAAACAGGTGGTGCAACTGGTCATCGCCGCCGGCTGGCTGATCCTCGTCGGCTGGCTGACGGTGTGGCCGTTCCTGACCTGGTGGACCACGCACTTCGTGATCACCGACCGGCGGGTGATGTTCCGGCACGGGCTGTTGACCCGCAGCGGGATCGACATCCCGTTGGCGCGGGTGAACAGTGTGGAGTTCCGGCACGGGCTGGCCGACCGGATCCTGCGCACCGGCACCCTGATCATCGAATCAGCGTCGCAGGATCCGCTCGAGTTCTACGACATCCCGCGGGTGGAGCAGGTCCACTCGCTGCTGTATCACGAAGTCTTCGACACCCTGGGGACCGAGGAATCGCCGAGCTGA
- a CDS encoding GtrA family protein → MSFADATIARLPRVIRPYAERHHELIKFAIVGGTTFIIDSAIFYTLKLTVLEPKPVTAKIIAGVVAVIASYILNREWSFRDRGGRERHHEALLFFGVSGVGVLLSMAPLYFSSYVLQLRVPDVSLTVENVADFISAYIIGNLLQMAFRFWAFRRWVFPDEFGRAGDQALESTLTSGGLAEALEDHIDPAQTDPAQKDPAQPDPSGTVTPLRRRPGRSKRADQLGDSSVPRVSKTS, encoded by the coding sequence GTGTCCTTTGCAGATGCCACGATCGCGCGGCTGCCACGCGTGATCCGACCGTATGCCGAGCGGCACCATGAGCTGATCAAGTTCGCGATCGTCGGCGGGACGACGTTCATCATCGACTCGGCGATCTTCTACACGCTCAAACTCACCGTGCTGGAACCCAAGCCGGTCACCGCCAAGATCATCGCCGGCGTGGTCGCCGTCATCGCCTCCTACATCCTCAATCGCGAGTGGAGTTTCCGCGACCGGGGTGGGCGTGAGCGGCATCACGAGGCCCTGCTGTTCTTCGGGGTGAGCGGGGTCGGCGTGCTGCTGAGCATGGCCCCGCTGTACTTCTCCAGCTATGTGCTGCAACTGCGTGTGCCCGATGTGTCACTGACGGTGGAGAACGTCGCCGACTTCATCTCGGCCTACATCATCGGCAACCTGCTGCAGATGGCCTTCCGGTTCTGGGCGTTCCGTCGCTGGGTGTTCCCCGACGAGTTCGGCCGCGCCGGCGATCAGGCCCTGGAATCGACGCTGACCAGCGGCGGGCTCGCCGAGGCCCTCGAGGACCACATCGACCCCGCGCAGACCGACCCCGCGCAGAAAGATCCCGCGCAGCCGGACCCCTCCGGCACGGTCACCCCGTTGCGTCGCCGGCCCGGACGCAGCAAGCGCGCCGATCAGCTCGGCGATTCCTCGGTCCCCAGGGTGTCGAAGACTTCGTGA
- a CDS encoding 5-(carboxyamino)imidazole ribonucleotide synthase yields MPVVAMVGGGQLARMTHQAAVALGQTLRVLAENPGDPAAQVSPDVVLGSHTDYAALREVAQGATALTFDHEHVPTDLLDKLVADGVNVAPPPEALVHAQDKLVMRRKLSELGAPVPRFTEVQTVDDVARFADQVGGQVVIKTIRGGYDGKGVVLADDTEQAVAAAERYLADGVAILVEERVAMRRELSALVARSPFGQGAAWPVVQTVQRDGICVEVIAPAPDLSDELGAQAQQLGLKLADALGVVGVLAVELFETTDGALLVNELAMRPHNSGHWTMDGSVTSQFEQHLRAVLDYPLGDTTARAPVTVMANVLGAPEIPAMSVDERLHHLFARMPDVKVHLYGKGERAGRKLGHVNVVGGIGDRADAEGVAALRERADRAAHWLSHAQWTDDWNEHTADD; encoded by the coding sequence ATGCCCGTGGTGGCCATGGTCGGCGGCGGGCAGCTCGCCCGCATGACCCATCAGGCCGCCGTCGCGCTGGGGCAGACCCTGAGGGTGTTGGCGGAGAACCCCGGTGACCCGGCCGCGCAGGTCAGCCCCGATGTGGTGCTGGGGTCGCACACCGATTACGCCGCCCTGCGCGAGGTCGCTCAGGGTGCCACCGCGTTGACCTTCGACCACGAACACGTGCCCACCGACCTGCTGGACAAGCTCGTCGCCGACGGCGTGAACGTGGCGCCGCCCCCGGAGGCGCTGGTGCACGCCCAGGACAAGCTGGTCATGCGGCGCAAGTTGTCCGAGCTGGGGGCGCCGGTCCCGCGGTTCACCGAGGTCCAGACCGTCGACGATGTCGCCCGCTTCGCCGATCAGGTCGGCGGCCAGGTGGTCATCAAGACCATCCGGGGCGGATACGACGGCAAGGGTGTGGTGCTCGCCGACGACACCGAACAGGCCGTCGCCGCCGCCGAGCGCTACCTCGCCGACGGTGTCGCCATCCTGGTCGAGGAACGGGTCGCGATGCGGCGCGAGCTGTCGGCGTTGGTGGCCCGCTCGCCGTTCGGGCAGGGCGCGGCGTGGCCGGTGGTCCAGACGGTGCAGCGCGACGGCATCTGCGTCGAGGTGATCGCCCCGGCACCGGATCTGTCCGACGAGCTGGGGGCCCAGGCCCAGCAGCTGGGGTTGAAGCTGGCCGACGCGCTGGGCGTGGTCGGGGTGCTGGCGGTCGAACTGTTCGAGACGACCGACGGTGCCCTGCTGGTGAACGAGCTGGCGATGCGCCCGCACAACTCCGGGCACTGGACCATGGACGGCTCGGTGACCAGCCAGTTCGAGCAGCACCTGCGGGCGGTGCTGGACTACCCGCTCGGCGACACCACGGCCCGTGCGCCGGTCACGGTGATGGCCAATGTGCTTGGCGCCCCGGAGATCCCGGCGATGAGCGTGGACGAGCGGTTGCACCACCTGTTCGCCCGGATGCCCGACGTGAAGGTGCACCTGTACGGCAAGGGCGAGCGCGCCGGCCGAAAACTCGGTCACGTCAATGTTGTCGGCGGCATCGGCGATCGTGCCGACGCCGAAGGGGTGGCCGCCCTGCGGGAACGCGCCGACCGCGCGGCACACTGGTTGTCGCACGCGCAGTGGACCGATGACTGGAATGAGCACACAGCCGATGACTAA